A window of the Apodemus sylvaticus chromosome 15, mApoSyl1.1, whole genome shotgun sequence genome harbors these coding sequences:
- the LOC127665672 gene encoding olfactory receptor 2L13-like: MEKWNQSSSDFTLLGLLPQNQTGLLLLMLIILVFFLALFGNSAMIHLIRVDPRLHTPMYFLLSQLSLMDLMDISSSVPKMAFNFLSGQKSISFLGCGVQSFFFLTMAGSEGLLLASMAYDRFVAICHPLHYPIRMNKIMCLKMIIGSWTLGSINSLAHTVYALHIPYCHSRSINHFFCDVPAMLPLACMDTWVYEYVVFVSTSLFLLLPFLGITASYARVLFAVFHMRSKEGKKKAYTTCSTHLTVVTFYYAPFVYTYLRPRSLRSPTEDKILAVFYTILTPMLNPIIYSLRNKEVLGAMTRVFGAFFSMKT; encoded by the coding sequence atggaGAAATGGAATCAGAGCTCAAGTGATTTCACTCTGTTAGGGTTGCTTCCACAAAACCAAACTGGCCTACTACTTTTGATGCTTATCATACTTGTCTTCTTCCTGGCCTTGTTTGGAAACTCAGCAATGATCCACCTCATTCGTGTGGATCCAAGGCTTCACACCCCCATGTATTTTCTTCTCAGTCAGCTCTCTCTCATGGACTTGATGGACATTTCTTCCAGTGTTCCCAAGATGGCGTTTAACTTCCTTTCTGGCCAGAAAAGCATCTCTTTTCTGGGCTGTGGGGTACAGTCGTTTTTCTTTTTGACCATGGCAGGTTCTGAGGGATTGCTCCTGGCTTCCATGGCTTATGATCGTTTTGTGGCTATCTGTCATCCCCTTCATTATCCCATTCGCATGAACAAAATAATGTGTCTGAAGATGATCATAGGATCGTGGACACTGGGCTCCATCAACTCTTTAGCACACACTGTCTATGCCCTTCATATTCCTTACTGCCATTCTAGGTCCATTAACCATTTCTTCTGTGACGTTCCAGCCATGTTGCCCCTGGCCTGTATGGACACTTGGGTTTATGAGTACGTGGTATTTGTAAGCACAAGCCTGTTTCTCCTACTGCCTTTCCTTGGTATCACAGCTTCCTATGCTCGGGTCCTTTTTGCTGTCTTCCACATGCGctcaaaagagggaaagaaaaaggcCTACACCACATGCTCAACTCACTTAACTGTGGTGACATTTTATTATGCACCTTTTGTCTATACCTATCTTCGACCTAGGAGTCTTCGTTCCCCTACAGAGGATAAGATTCTGGCTGTCTTCTACACTATCCTCACCCCCATGCTCAACCCCATCATCTACAGTCTGAGGAATAAGGAGGTCTTGGGAGCCATGACAAGAGTCTTTGGGGCATTCTTTTCCATGAAAACTTAA